A region of the Callithrix jacchus isolate 240 chromosome 5, calJac240_pri, whole genome shotgun sequence genome:
ATACTGCAGGAAGGCTGGCAGCCGTTGGAAATGCAACAGCTGGGGCAGCAGGTGGCCCTGCCACAGGTTGTATGGCAGCAGATGGGCTactagcaaagagactggcagcactGGGGCCTGCAGCAGCTGgacacacagcagctggggcggcagcagctggacacacagcagctggggcggcagcagctggacacacagcagctggggcggcagcagctggacacacagcagctggggcggCAGCAGGTGGTCCTGCAGCAGGTTGTCTGACAGCACTGGGGCCTGCAGCAGCTGgacacacagcagctggggcggCAGCACGTGGGcacacagcagctggggcggcagcaggtggacacacagcagctggggcggCAGCAGGTGGTCCTGCAGCAGGTTGTCTGACAGCACTGGGGCCTGCAGCAGCTGgacacacagcagctggggcggcagcagctggacacacagcagctggggcggcagcagctggacacacagcagctggggcggCAGCAGGTGGTCCTGCAGCAGGTTGTCTGACAGCACTGGGGCCTGCAGCAGCTGgacacacagcagctggggcggcagcagctggacacacagcagctggggcggCAGCAGGTGGTCTGGCAGCAGCTGGGATGGCAGCAGTTCTCCAGGCCACAGCCCTGGTCAGAGCAGACAGAGCCACAACAAGAGTTGACCATGGTGTCAGAGGGTGGAGGTTCTCGATGGGTTTCCAGGAAGGTGGGTTTGGAAGGTTTGGAAGTCTCCTTGCCCCCAGATCCTCTTTTATACCCTGCTAAGGGCCAATGTCATCAGATGCAGCACTCTTTCCTTGTTAGTGTTTGTCCTGATAAGTAGGTAATTATCAAATTAGTCAAATGGTTTGTTTTTCTGGTTACATTTGTCAACATGGAAGAAAGCATTATTTCCTTCCCCTGGTACGTTATGATTCCTCAGGTCAGCACTTCTTGAACAACCTCTTGGGTGTCTCTTGCTGTAGCTTCCTCCTGGAGCTGCCATGTGACATCTGCTTGTAGATACCACGTGCTGCAGCCTCATTTTCCTTAATACATTATGTCTGACCTCGGGTGATTTTGATTCTTCTAGGCCCATAATTTTCTTTTGGTAACTCAGGAGGAGAAAGGTGTGCCTTAATTTCATGGCCTGTTTGTTACGGATCAAGTGGGCAATGAAGGGTTGAATGTGAAACAGGTAACCAGCGGCATGAACACAAATACTATTGGGATATATTCTTTGCCCCCTTCCACGCAATGAATCATAACCGATTCTCTAGACTTTCTGATGGGGAAAGCAGAATTGTTTTAAGGTGGACATCTAAGTCATGGACTATTgatgcttctttttcttgagaaataACGCTCCAATACTCAGTTTCAGGGACTTTAGGGGGAATTGGCTACAGAGATACACTAAAGGGTTCAGGTCTCTCAGCTCTCTGCCCGAGGGGCTGATTTTCCTTTTGacttttcttccttgtcttgcTGACTTTAACAGGCATCTTGAGTCATCGCCTCTATTTCTAAGGTTTACTTGCTAACCTGAGGTAAAGGGGgatggatgatgagaaattacttgaAGGGTAGAATGCACATTATTTCAGTGATGGATACGATAAACATCCTGATGTGACCATtatacaatatacccatgtaacaagattatacttatataaatttacatgaataaaatattgtaaagatATCTGAATTGGAAAGGTAGAAgttaaattgtttctatttgtggatgacatgatcttatatgtagaaaaccctaaggacttCACTAAGAAACTGTGAGAACTAATCAATTCAGTAAGGTTGCAGagtataaaatcaacatacaaaacccAGTAGGTTTTCTATAATCTAATagcaaactatctgaaaaagaaatcaagataaaTATTGTATTTACAAAAGTTACAGTATAATAAAAACTTCCAaacaaatttaaccaagaaaGTGAGGATCTCTACACTGAAAACTGTCAAACAAAAATGAGAGATTGATGAAATCACAAATAAATCGAAAGTCCTGTGTTTATGAACTGAAAGAGTTAATAttattgaaagattttaaaagcaatttacaGACTTCATTCACTGCCTATAAATGTTCCCATGACATTctacatagaaatagaaaaaaaacagttctaaaaTTTGTACAGAACCACAAATAACTAAAGTAATTTTGAGCACTAAGAACATAGCTAGAAGCATCGCatttcctgacttcaaaataaGCCACAACactgtagtaaccaaaatagcatcattgtaacataaaaatgaacacatagaccaatggaatggaatacAGAGATCAGTAATAAAATCATGCGTTTACagccaattgattttcaacaaaggtgagAAGATAGGGAAAGGACAGTgtctttaataaattgtgttagggccaggtacgatggctcacgtctgtaatcctagcatttggaaggctgaggcaggtggatcatgagatcaggagttcaagtccagcctgggcaacatggtgaaaccccacctctattaaaatacaaaaaattagctgggcatggtgacagaggcctgtaatcccagctacttggaaagctgaggcaggaaaatcatttgaatccaggagacaggggttgcagtgagccaagattgtgccactgcactccagcctgggtaacaagagcaaggctctgtctcccaaaaaataaataaataaataataaagtgtgTTAGGAAACCTAGGtacccacatgcagaagaatgaaattagtcCCTTATTTCTTACAATATACGAAAATCAGTTGGAATCGATTAATGGCTTAAATATAAGATCAGCAACTATGAAACTTTTGGAAGAAAGCATGGGGGTAAGATTCATGACGTTGGTCTTGACAATGACTTTTTGAATATGACCTCAGAGGCACAGGcgatgaaagaaaaattagatgaCTGAGAtgacatcaaactaaaaagcttctgcacagcaaaggaaaccacagaaagagtgaagaaataacctacagaatgggagaaaataattctcagaagagaaaatacatcTCATAAtggcttaatatccaaaatatctaaggagctcaaacagctcagaagcaagaaaaaaaacctgattaaaaatgggcaaaagacctgactagatatttctcaaaagaagacacacaaatggctaacaggtatgtgaaaaggaactcaacattactaattattaggaaaatactaatcaaaaccacactgagatatcatcttactcctgttagaatggctatcatcaaaaagataaaagatggcAAGTTATTGTCAAGGAtgtgaaaaaaaatcccttcGTTTTCAACAAAATTTTCTTGTCCAGATGTAGTAATATCTACTCTTATCTATTAGTCCCCATTAGTCCCCATGAAGTACAGAATGTCTTATCTCTATTCTCTGTGAATAGAGATAATACAttatgttctttaaatgttttcaacaaGTTTAAACCATTAAATGGACAAACATTATTGTGTAATGTGATAATCACTTAGTTATTaagtaaacaaaaacaaggaagcGGGCAGTATATAAGAGGCTGTGGCCCAAGAACACGTCCAAATTTGAGAACCTCATTCTTCTAGAAACTCACCCAGAACCTCCACCCTCTGACACCATGGTCAGCTCCTGTTGTGGCTCTGTCTGCTCTGACCAGGGCTGTGGCCTGGAGAGCTGCTGCTGCCCCAGCTGCTGCCCCACCTGCTGCAGGACCACCTGCTGccgccccagctgctgtgtgtcCAGCTGCTGCAGACCCCAGTGCTGCCAGTCTGTGTGCTGCCAGCCCACCTGCTGCCGCCCCAGCTGCTGTCAGACCACCTGCTACAGGACCACCTGCTGCCGCCCCAGCTGCTGCATCTCCAGTTGCTGccgccccagctgctgtgtgtcCAGCTGCTGCAGGCCTCAGTGCTGCCAGTCTGTGTGCTGCCAGCCCACCTGCTGCCACCCCTCTTGCTGTGAATCCAGCTGCTGCCGCCCCTGTTGCTGCCTGCGTCCAGTCTGTGGCCGAGTCTCCTGCCACACCACTTGCTATCGCCCAACCTGTGTCATCTCCACCTGCCCCCGCCCCATGTGCTGCGCCTCCTCTTGCTGCTAAACTCTCCTTGTAATATTTGTCATACTATGAATGTCTTCATTAGTCATATAAAATGTGCTGTAGCTAGACAGTCACTGGAAAAATGAACACTTCCCCATCAATTTGTCTCATGTGGCATTCAGAGTGGACATTCAGTTCTAGGAAATGACAGACATAAACACATTCATTAAAATATGTTATGCCAGACCCCATTGCAGTCATTTTTAGATAAGCTGTGTCTTCATTCTAAGAGGACACTAACTGTGATGATCTCATATAATAttgcttttatatattaataaacagCCATTTCCCTAATATTGAAATCTCCTGATTTGTTAGTTATTTGACTGcctgtgcctgtgtatgtgtgtgtgtgtgtgtatgtatatgtgtgtgtacatgtctatgtgtgtatgtatgtgtgtatgtgtatgtgtgtgtgcatgtgtatgtgtgtatgtatatgtgtgtgtgtgtgtatgcatgtctgtgtgtctgtatgtgtatgtgtgtgtgtatctttaccTGTCACTTCACACCAAGGGCCATCTCTCCTTAAATGCAGACTAGCATGTTTAAGAGACTGGGCCTTGATTCACATTACTTGTATTGGACTCAAGACTCCACTGAGTATTTGTTGTGTGGCATGGGGCAAGTTGTTT
Encoded here:
- the LOC100394486 gene encoding uncharacterized protein LOC100394486; protein product: MVSSCCGSVCSDQGCGLESCCCPSCCPTCCRTTCCRPSCCVSSCCRPQCCQSVCCQPTCCRPSCCQTTCYRTTCCRPSCCISSCCRPSCCVSSCCRPQCCQSVCCQPTCCHPSCCESSCCRPCCCLRPVCGRVSCHTTCYRPTCVISTCPRPMCCASSCC
- the LOC100394844 gene encoding uncharacterized protein LOC100394844, coding for MVNSCCGSVCSDQGCGLENCCHPSCCQTTCCRPSCCVSSCCRPSCCVSSCCRPQCCQTTCCRTTCCRPSCCVSSCCRPSCCVSSCCRPSCCVSSCCRPQCCQTTCCRTTCCRPSCCVSTCCRPSCCVPTCCRPSCCVSSCCRPQCCQTTCCRTTCCRPSCCVSSCCRPSCCVSSCCRPSCCVSSCCRPSCCVSSCCRPQCCQSLC